The proteins below come from a single Chlorogloeopsis sp. ULAP01 genomic window:
- a CDS encoding glycosyltransferase family 4 protein — protein MRKPKLLMVSGSSPPIICGIGDYTANLLHTYHYLRPDWNWTWLSRRSRWFNSPISSYKGLRMIRSTHTWNPFGTEVTTALIRWLKPDLIHIQDQIHSYFETDAAVQIAKAAKCPVVVTLHEFHHELSSVQHTIQLVKAANIVIANDARTSDRCREYTGRIPDLQGWSPANVLPEPETVVKSITGLVTTFGLISPIKQLPIVFEALQFLRQQGLNLRWRIIGPFHPETDSYHSELAERFNVSWVEFTGEFNNLNDKTLRTLLAQTDIMILPFADGASPRRTSLQAAWAFGLPVITTLPSAKEPEIQNGVNCLLVEESTSQAWGTAIKSVFQNRQLREQLAIGSHSIAKHFSWERLANLHLEIFQNLLNEESVVECNKSEKSSNWTISN, from the coding sequence ATGAGAAAACCTAAATTACTAATGGTTAGTGGCAGTAGTCCACCAATTATTTGTGGTATCGGTGATTATACGGCAAATTTGCTACACACCTATCACTACCTTCGTCCAGATTGGAACTGGACTTGGTTGAGTAGGCGATCGCGCTGGTTCAATAGCCCAATATCCTCTTACAAAGGATTGCGTATGATTCGCTCTACGCATACCTGGAATCCTTTTGGCACAGAAGTGACAACAGCCCTTATTCGTTGGTTAAAACCAGATTTAATTCATATCCAAGACCAAATTCACTCTTATTTTGAAACTGATGCTGCTGTGCAAATAGCAAAAGCTGCCAAATGTCCGGTGGTAGTTACATTGCATGAATTTCATCATGAATTGTCCAGTGTGCAACACACTATTCAACTAGTGAAAGCAGCTAATATAGTTATTGCTAATGATGCACGGACAAGCGATCGCTGTCGAGAATACACTGGACGAATTCCGGATTTACAAGGATGGAGTCCAGCTAATGTTCTACCAGAACCAGAAACAGTTGTAAAATCGATTACGGGGTTAGTTACAACCTTTGGGTTGATTTCTCCTATTAAACAACTTCCCATAGTGTTTGAAGCATTACAGTTCTTGCGCCAGCAAGGTTTAAACTTGCGTTGGCGAATTATTGGGCCATTTCATCCAGAAACTGATTCCTATCATTCTGAACTAGCAGAGCGCTTTAACGTATCATGGGTAGAGTTTACTGGAGAGTTCAACAACTTAAATGATAAGACTTTGCGAACTCTTCTAGCACAAACAGATATCATGATTTTACCTTTCGCAGACGGTGCATCTCCTCGGCGTACTTCATTGCAAGCTGCTTGGGCTTTTGGTTTACCTGTAATTACGACTTTACCATCTGCGAAAGAGCCAGAAATCCAAAACGGCGTAAATTGTTTACTAGTAGAGGAATCTACTTCACAAGCATGGGGTACTGCAATCAAAAGTGTATTTCAAAATCGCCAACTTAGGGAACAGCTTGCCATTGGTAGCCATTCAATAGCTAAACATTTTAGTTGGGAACGATTGGCAAATTTACACTTAGAAATTTTCCAGAATTTACTCAATGAAGAATCGGTCGTAGAGTGTAACAAAAGTGAAAAGTCATCGAACTGGACGATCAGTAATTAA
- a CDS encoding glycosyltransferase family 4 protein: MRVLLVINSLPLPFGNADARWYYVLFKGLVNKGHHVTAFATCSKLEDIAKAQALFPASDYDLRCYPVPNRKNGLIAKMETLRRPYSYIFSSDLCQDLASELAKPHDILHLEQLWSGWLGLEHKERAIINVHYLFSLDRAFEYQNSLGTRLRRFFTYRAEQKLLKAFPRIITLSERLAKHINQINPQASIYTVPLGIDFSLYPFLEQKQINQQPILGLIGGFNWTPTYSAAERLLTRLWPEIKRRVPNAKLQMVGRNAKNALAAFTDIEDLEIYQDVPDTLPYFTKTDVMLYAPIAGSGMKVKVMEAFALGTPVVTTSDGVEGIPALDGVHAGICEDDQGLIERTVALLNNSSLQQERRVQARQLLENYCSPQITIEQIERVYSC, encoded by the coding sequence ATGCGAGTTCTGTTAGTAATAAATTCACTACCTTTACCTTTTGGTAACGCTGATGCTAGGTGGTACTATGTTTTATTTAAAGGATTAGTTAACAAAGGACATCATGTTACCGCGTTTGCAACTTGTAGCAAATTAGAAGATATCGCCAAAGCTCAAGCTCTTTTTCCAGCATCAGATTACGACTTGCGCTGCTATCCTGTTCCCAACCGAAAAAATGGACTGATAGCAAAGATGGAAACCCTACGACGACCTTACTCCTATATCTTTAGTTCAGATCTATGCCAAGATTTAGCATCAGAACTTGCCAAACCTCACGATATCCTTCATCTCGAACAGCTCTGGAGTGGTTGGCTAGGACTCGAACACAAGGAACGAGCAATTATTAATGTTCATTATCTATTTTCATTAGATCGCGCATTTGAGTATCAAAACTCTCTGGGAACTCGCCTCAGACGGTTTTTCACTTATCGAGCAGAACAGAAATTACTGAAGGCTTTTCCTAGGATTATTACATTGTCGGAGCGCCTAGCTAAACATATCAATCAAATTAATCCTCAAGCTTCTATTTATACGGTTCCATTAGGTATAGATTTCTCACTTTATCCATTTCTAGAACAAAAGCAAATAAATCAGCAACCAATATTAGGACTCATTGGTGGATTTAACTGGACACCGACTTATTCTGCGGCAGAAAGGCTTTTGACTAGATTGTGGCCAGAAATTAAACGTCGTGTTCCTAATGCCAAACTGCAAATGGTTGGGAGAAATGCTAAAAATGCACTTGCAGCCTTCACCGATATAGAAGACTTGGAAATTTATCAGGATGTACCTGATACCTTGCCCTACTTCACTAAGACAGATGTGATGCTGTATGCACCTATTGCAGGTAGCGGTATGAAAGTCAAAGTTATGGAGGCTTTTGCTTTAGGTACACCAGTTGTAACTACATCTGATGGGGTTGAAGGTATCCCGGCTTTAGATGGAGTTCATGCTGGTATTTGTGAAGATGATCAAGGTTTAATTGAACGGACTGTCGCATTATTGAATAATTCATCTTTGCAACAGGAACGAAGGGTACAAGCTAGACAATTATTAGAAAACTATTGTAGTCCCCAAATAACAATAGAACAAATTGAAAGAGTCTATTCTTGTTAG
- a CDS encoding class I SAM-dependent methyltransferase yields MTQTQINVDNRARQSLGSSSDPIYQMVARTVAQRHSGGGVLVDVGCGKGKLWPFVRDRFDRYIGVDAVRYPDFPPQIEFLAFDLDIGKAPLPEGFADVVCAVETIEHLENPRAFIRELVRLTKPGGLVIVTTPNQLSLLSKLTFILKNQFNAFQEAPGLYPAHITALLEIDIFRIFTECKITEIQIQYSNYGRIPFTPWHWPENLGFRGRAFSDNILCVGKPKTLS; encoded by the coding sequence ATGACGCAAACACAAATAAATGTTGACAACAGAGCGCGACAAAGCCTTGGCAGTAGTAGTGATCCTATCTACCAAATGGTGGCTAGAACAGTAGCGCAAAGACATTCAGGTGGTGGTGTATTGGTAGATGTTGGTTGTGGTAAAGGTAAGCTTTGGCCATTTGTACGCGATCGCTTTGATCGTTATATTGGTGTAGATGCTGTACGCTATCCTGACTTTCCACCACAAATAGAATTTCTCGCCTTTGACTTAGATATTGGGAAAGCACCTTTACCAGAGGGTTTCGCTGATGTTGTCTGTGCGGTTGAGACTATTGAACACCTGGAAAATCCACGGGCTTTTATACGAGAGCTGGTTAGGTTAACCAAGCCTGGAGGATTAGTAATTGTCACCACACCAAATCAATTAAGCTTGTTAAGCAAGTTAACCTTTATTTTGAAAAATCAGTTCAATGCATTTCAGGAAGCACCTGGTCTTTATCCGGCACACATAACAGCTTTGCTAGAGATTGATATTTTCCGTATTTTTACGGAGTGTAAAATTACTGAGATTCAAATACAATACAGCAACTATGGACGTATACCCTTTACACCGTGGCACTGGCCAGAAAATCTAGGTTTTCGTGGGCGTGCATTTAGCGACAATATTCTTTGTGTAGGAAAACCTAAAACTTTATCTTAG
- a CDS encoding glycosyltransferase family 4 protein: protein MKLLHISAGNLFGGIETLLLTLAKEQSLCTQMQPHFALCFEGRLVNELRSLGATVHMLGHVRVSHPWTVWRARLQLQQLLRQEQFDVVICHACWPQAIFGSTVRANHIPLVFWCHDVLNGRHPLEQLAKLVPPDLVIANSRYTQATVPKLYQSYSDTLYLPVVCPDIGNNALIRHAVRTELDTPDDAIAIIQASRLERWKGQNVLLSALGQLREVPNWICWLAGGVQRPHESEYLQELEVQAQHLGIRERVRFLGQRTDVPRLLVAADIYCQPNTGAEPFGIAFVEALYAGLPVITTAMGGGAEIVDDSCGRLVTPNDTNALSEVLGKLIANPHERKYLADAGKSRAAYLCNPESQLNRLYNLLSQLDKQKAVA, encoded by the coding sequence ATGAAACTTCTACATATCTCTGCCGGAAATTTGTTCGGTGGAATTGAGACTTTGCTACTAACTCTGGCAAAAGAGCAAAGTTTATGCACACAAATGCAGCCTCACTTTGCCTTGTGCTTTGAAGGTAGATTAGTGAATGAACTGCGAAGCTTGGGCGCTACAGTACATATGCTAGGTCATGTAAGAGTAAGTCATCCTTGGACAGTGTGGAGAGCGAGGTTGCAACTCCAGCAACTCTTAAGACAAGAGCAATTTGATGTAGTAATTTGTCATGCATGCTGGCCGCAAGCGATTTTTGGTTCGACGGTTAGAGCAAATCATATACCACTGGTATTTTGGTGTCATGACGTGCTAAATGGCAGACATCCTTTAGAGCAATTGGCGAAGTTGGTGCCGCCAGATTTGGTAATTGCTAATAGTCGTTACACCCAAGCTACTGTACCAAAGCTCTATCAAAGCTACAGTGATACTCTTTATCTACCTGTAGTCTGTCCTGATATTGGCAATAATGCCTTGATTCGCCATGCTGTCAGAACTGAACTGGATACTCCTGATGATGCGATCGCTATTATCCAGGCATCTCGTCTAGAGCGATGGAAGGGGCAAAATGTGTTACTTTCAGCTTTGGGGCAATTGCGCGAAGTACCAAATTGGATATGTTGGCTGGCTGGAGGAGTGCAACGTCCTCATGAGTCAGAGTACCTACAAGAACTAGAAGTGCAAGCGCAACATCTGGGTATTCGTGAGCGAGTGCGCTTTTTGGGACAAAGAACTGATGTGCCACGCTTGTTGGTTGCAGCTGATATTTATTGTCAACCGAACACAGGGGCAGAACCATTTGGAATTGCTTTTGTAGAGGCTCTTTATGCAGGTTTACCAGTCATTACAACTGCTATGGGGGGAGGAGCAGAAATTGTTGATGACTCCTGCGGACGGTTGGTTACACCCAATGATACTAATGCCTTGAGTGAGGTTTTGGGTAAATTGATTGCAAATCCTCATGAAAGAAAATATCTAGCAGACGCTGGAAAGTCACGAGCTGCTTATCTTTGTAATCCTGAAAGCCAGCTGAATCGGCTTTACAATCTGCTTTCTCAACTTGATAAACAAAAGGCTGTGGCATGA
- a CDS encoding choice-of-anchor E domain-containing protein: MTLKQRAKNLTYVAGLAASISVSSLFVAPKANALTFFTQTTSFSNQVTELAGTPVLTLDKYNPQPGEIVTDVKFTITATLSSSGTVTNTAANPQTFTVRVEPTFFDLTPGANAPAALQTYSPLASYTEIGRTRYTNLAPNTPTQFGPFTINNNASPMIVTFSQPIDIAGFLGTGTFSFEPFTEIFTGVSGGGGNVATNITTLASASITVEYNGTSNPPTVPFEFSSNVAIGSFVGIMFGLSWWKRKCHIQKTKS; the protein is encoded by the coding sequence ATGACACTGAAGCAACGTGCAAAAAACTTAACTTATGTAGCTGGATTAGCCGCTTCGATTTCTGTAAGTTCTTTGTTTGTAGCTCCAAAAGCTAATGCATTGACTTTTTTCACTCAAACTACTTCGTTCAGTAATCAAGTGACTGAACTTGCTGGAACTCCTGTATTAACACTAGATAAGTATAATCCACAACCAGGAGAAATAGTAACTGATGTCAAATTTACTATAACTGCTACTTTAAGCAGTAGTGGTACAGTTACAAATACAGCCGCAAATCCTCAGACTTTTACTGTTAGGGTTGAACCAACTTTTTTTGATTTGACTCCAGGTGCAAATGCTCCTGCCGCACTACAAACTTATTCACCTCTGGCTTCTTATACCGAAATAGGGAGAACGAGGTACACTAATTTGGCTCCTAACACACCTACACAGTTTGGCCCATTCACAATCAATAATAACGCTAGTCCGATGATAGTGACTTTTAGTCAACCAATAGACATTGCAGGTTTTTTAGGAACAGGGACTTTTTCTTTTGAGCCTTTTACGGAAATATTCACTGGTGTTAGTGGTGGGGGTGGTAACGTTGCGACCAACATTACAACACTTGCTTCAGCAAGCATCACAGTAGAATATAATGGCACTTCTAACCCTCCCACCGTTCCCTTTGAGTTCTCCTCCAATGTAGCTATTGGTTCCTTTGTTGGCATCATGTTTGGACTATCTTGGTGGAAACGCAAGTGTCATATTCAAAAGACTAAAAGTTAG
- a CDS encoding glycosyltransferase family 1 protein: MKVAFNARLLSSSTLRGWNRYTINLLTELSSLGIELFLYSDQPLHETHLAKLPKDSYQVHIAPPMRYITWEQYWLPKQCERDRVDILHCPMNFGLPWSSPCPRILTLHDAIDQVYYSQDTPWSQQLSLAHIQTKIYHWLARTRADHIITVSNYSKLDISKFLHIPEDKITVIYEAADASFHKQITQEQRLLIRSKYCLNRPYIFYVGGWDKRKNIPFLVQAFAEANLDGVDLVLAGGKDEQRDSLMQLGESLEISEHLHLLGWVDDADLPALYAEALCFVYPSEYEGFGLQICEAMAVGCPVLAARATCLPEVLGDGGETFALDHFSDLTKLLIQVCTDTKFRENLSDRAQLKSQFYLWSNNAVATQNVYLSLKSSC; the protein is encoded by the coding sequence ATGAAAGTTGCTTTCAATGCTCGATTGTTAAGCTCTTCCACTCTAAGAGGATGGAATCGTTATACTATCAATCTGTTAACAGAATTATCTTCATTGGGTATTGAGCTTTTTCTGTACTCCGATCAACCTTTACATGAAACTCATTTAGCAAAATTACCAAAAGATAGTTATCAAGTACACATTGCTCCGCCTATGCGCTATATTACTTGGGAACAATATTGGTTACCAAAACAGTGTGAAAGAGACAGAGTGGATATATTACATTGTCCAATGAATTTTGGTCTTCCTTGGTCAAGCCCTTGTCCGCGTATACTAACTTTACATGATGCAATAGACCAAGTTTATTATTCCCAAGATACACCTTGGTCTCAACAGTTAAGTTTAGCTCATATACAGACGAAAATATATCATTGGCTTGCTAGAACTAGGGCAGACCATATTATTACTGTTAGTAATTACTCGAAACTGGATATTAGCAAATTTTTGCATATTCCCGAAGATAAAATTACAGTTATTTATGAAGCTGCTGATGCAAGTTTTCATAAGCAGATAACCCAAGAACAAAGGTTGTTAATTCGCAGTAAATATTGTTTGAATCGTCCTTATATTTTCTATGTTGGTGGTTGGGACAAGCGTAAGAATATTCCTTTTTTAGTTCAAGCCTTTGCTGAGGCAAATTTAGATGGTGTGGATTTAGTCCTTGCTGGAGGTAAAGATGAGCAACGTGATTCACTAATGCAATTAGGAGAATCACTGGAAATTTCAGAACATTTACATTTGTTGGGCTGGGTTGATGATGCAGATCTGCCAGCACTTTATGCTGAGGCTCTTTGTTTTGTATATCCTAGCGAATATGAAGGATTTGGTTTGCAAATTTGTGAAGCAATGGCGGTTGGGTGTCCAGTTTTGGCAGCAAGAGCAACTTGCTTGCCAGAGGTTTTAGGTGATGGTGGTGAAACTTTTGCTTTGGATCATTTTAGTGATTTAACAAAGTTACTCATTCAAGTATGTACTGATACAAAATTTAGGGAAAACTTGAGCGATCGCGCTCAACTAAAATCACAGTTTTATTTATGGTCTAATAATGCTGTTGCTACTCAAAATGTTTATTTATCATTAAAATCATCTTGTTAA
- a CDS encoding glycosyltransferase, with amino-acid sequence MIPSLRSVVILIPVFNDWESLFILLKNLDNFLSKLDIKVSVVIVDDASTVVSVSSWFTSGWKCIDSLLVVELKRNLGSQRAIAIGLAYIEANISCDAVVVMDGDGEDKPEDVSRLIEKCCEEKLKKVIFAYRRKRSESQKFKFFYLIYKKVFQLLTGRQIRFGNFSIVPRRSLNRLVAVAEIWNHYASGVIRSRLQYSEIVTDRGDRIAGESKMNFTALVTHGLSSLSVYSDVIGTRLLLFSLILILVGFILVTIVISIRLFTNLAIPGWSTFTIGLLCLFILQTMTISLLLMFIVLGSRSLYTTLPCRDYQSYIIQSYNLYSEVSHV; translated from the coding sequence ATGATCCCTTCTCTTCGTTCTGTTGTGATTTTAATTCCAGTTTTTAATGATTGGGAAAGCCTTTTTATACTGTTGAAAAATCTTGATAATTTTTTATCGAAGCTGGATATCAAAGTATCTGTTGTGATCGTAGATGATGCATCTACAGTGGTATCTGTTAGTTCTTGGTTTACGAGTGGATGGAAATGTATAGATAGTTTGCTGGTAGTTGAATTGAAGCGAAATTTAGGAAGCCAAAGAGCGATCGCAATAGGTTTAGCATATATAGAGGCAAATATCAGTTGTGATGCTGTAGTTGTTATGGATGGAGATGGAGAAGATAAACCAGAAGATGTCTCTAGACTGATTGAGAAATGCTGTGAAGAGAAGCTGAAGAAAGTTATATTTGCCTACAGACGGAAGCGTTCTGAAAGTCAGAAGTTTAAATTTTTCTACTTGATTTATAAAAAAGTTTTTCAACTACTGACAGGTAGGCAAATTCGCTTTGGAAACTTTAGTATTGTCCCTCGACGTAGTTTGAATCGTTTGGTAGCGGTGGCAGAAATATGGAATCACTATGCTTCTGGAGTAATTAGATCACGTTTACAGTATTCAGAAATAGTAACTGATCGAGGCGATCGCATTGCTGGTGAGTCAAAGATGAATTTTACTGCTCTTGTTACTCACGGGTTGAGTTCTCTTTCTGTATATAGCGATGTTATCGGAACCAGATTATTACTTTTCTCTTTAATATTAATTTTAGTTGGATTTATTTTAGTCACAATTGTTATTAGCATAAGACTATTTACAAATTTGGCTATTCCAGGTTGGTCAACTTTTACTATTGGACTACTCTGTCTTTTCATTTTACAAACTATGACAATTTCTTTATTGTTAATGTTTATTGTTTTAGGTTCTAGAAGTTTGTATACTACATTGCCTTGCAGAGATTACCAAAGCTATATTATTCAGTCTTATAATCTTTATTCAGAGGTTTCTCATGTCTAA
- a CDS encoding FkbM family methyltransferase, whose amino-acid sequence MNRIAASQLAPDCTGEKIAFKFALKTLNNNKNLIIFDVGGNYGHYSDMIKKVCDSAKKNFDLYIFEPSASCFSYLLESNKYFKNIKLHKLAISEENSCSGLYSPWRGSPGASLVKLDYLNIMMADLADSPPHEIVNTIKLDDFCQQNRIEKVDFLKLDIEGFEFLALKGAYQMIINKKIEFIQLEIGAASITTKSMLFDIWRMLSDLYDFYLILNQGLIEIKEYKLDLECFYGASNFLLKLKSN is encoded by the coding sequence ATGAATAGAATCGCCGCTTCTCAACTAGCTCCTGATTGTACTGGCGAAAAAATAGCATTCAAATTTGCACTAAAGACATTAAACAATAATAAGAATTTGATTATTTTTGATGTAGGTGGAAATTATGGCCATTATTCAGACATGATTAAAAAGGTATGTGATTCTGCAAAAAAAAACTTTGATTTATATATTTTTGAACCATCTGCATCTTGTTTTTCTTATTTATTAGAAAGTAATAAATATTTCAAAAATATTAAACTTCACAAACTAGCTATTTCAGAAGAGAACAGTTGTTCTGGATTATATTCGCCTTGGAGAGGCTCTCCTGGAGCCAGCCTTGTTAAACTTGATTATTTGAATATAATGATGGCAGATTTAGCAGATTCTCCACCACATGAAATAGTAAATACTATTAAATTGGATGACTTTTGTCAGCAAAATAGGATTGAGAAAGTTGATTTTTTAAAACTTGATATTGAAGGATTTGAATTTTTAGCACTCAAAGGTGCTTATCAAATGATTATAAACAAAAAAATTGAATTTATACAATTAGAGATTGGTGCAGCTTCAATTACCACTAAATCTATGTTGTTTGATATATGGAGAATGTTAAGCGATTTATATGATTTCTATCTTATTTTGAATCAAGGTTTGATTGAAATAAAAGAATATAAGCTAGATTTAGAATGCTTCTATGGAGCTTCTAACTTTCTTCTAAAATTAAAGAGTAATTGA
- a CDS encoding methyltransferase domain-containing protein, translating to MLQTLQSWQEIQNSREQLQERGLDFTDPLKTRFWRFLFDLRFRYQLLPPQPDVTKSWDVAKAVEVITSTVPNKLAPILDMGCFNSEILYVLHALGYKSLHGCDLNPICHWMFFWHQIRYCIADLTQTSYPNHYFAAITCLSVIEHGVPLDNLVKEVRRILQPGGLFILTTDYDATGQEHKIPEDFQIFGLNWTIFNQATLQELIQKFIDVGFHLLEPDRVLNTHTECPITWHGENYSFVMVALKAPETKV from the coding sequence ATGCTACAGACACTTCAATCTTGGCAAGAAATTCAAAACAGTCGAGAACAACTTCAAGAAAGGGGGCTAGATTTTACAGATCCTCTGAAAACTCGTTTTTGGCGCTTTCTATTTGATCTGCGGTTTCGTTATCAATTGCTACCACCACAACCAGATGTAACTAAGAGTTGGGATGTGGCTAAAGCAGTTGAAGTAATTACATCTACAGTTCCTAATAAGTTAGCTCCTATTCTCGATATGGGCTGTTTTAATTCGGAAATTCTTTATGTACTTCATGCTTTAGGTTATAAATCTCTACATGGATGCGACCTTAATCCTATCTGTCATTGGATGTTCTTTTGGCATCAAATTCGCTACTGCATAGCTGATTTGACTCAAACAAGCTATCCCAATCACTATTTTGCTGCTATCACTTGTTTGTCAGTCATAGAGCATGGAGTACCACTAGACAATCTGGTTAAAGAGGTTCGTCGTATTTTACAACCTGGTGGTTTATTTATCTTAACGACAGATTATGATGCAACAGGACAGGAACATAAAATTCCTGAAGATTTCCAAATATTTGGCTTGAATTGGACAATATTTAATCAAGCAACTTTGCAGGAGCTAATTCAGAAGTTTATAGATGTGGGTTTCCATCTTTTAGAACCAGATAGAGTACTGAACACTCATACTGAATGCCCAATTACCTGGCATGGGGAAAACTATAGCTTTGTAATGGTAGCTTTGAAAGCACCTGAAACTAAGGTATGA
- a CDS encoding class I SAM-dependent methyltransferase, protein MSNKYIGTELEIFAHATNWKNYYASIIHPYLSGKVLEVGAGMGMTTKVLCQANCKKWICLEPDSLLLAKIKQLIEVNELPSFCEAKVGTLSELHETSLDTIIYIDVLEHIENDYNELKNSLQSLKNGGKLVVLSPAHQWLYSPFDQKIGHHRRYTKKSLSSIVPKGFRCIKLSYIDSVGMLASIANKILLKSADPSLKQILFWDRVLVPLSKMIDPLLFFSTGKSVIGIWEKI, encoded by the coding sequence ATGTCTAATAAATATATTGGAACTGAGTTAGAAATATTTGCACATGCTACTAATTGGAAAAACTATTATGCTTCAATTATTCATCCCTACTTAAGTGGTAAAGTACTTGAAGTAGGTGCAGGAATGGGAATGACGACTAAAGTTTTATGTCAAGCAAACTGTAAAAAATGGATTTGCTTAGAGCCTGATTCATTACTACTAGCAAAAATCAAACAGTTAATAGAGGTAAATGAGCTTCCTAGCTTTTGTGAAGCCAAAGTAGGCACACTCTCTGAATTACATGAAACCTCTTTAGATACAATCATTTATATTGATGTACTTGAACATATAGAAAATGACTACAATGAATTAAAGAACTCATTACAAAGCCTTAAAAACGGGGGAAAGCTAGTTGTTCTCTCACCTGCACATCAATGGCTTTATTCACCATTCGACCAAAAAATTGGACACCATAGACGATACACGAAAAAAAGTTTATCCTCTATTGTGCCTAAAGGTTTTAGATGTATTAAATTAAGCTATATTGACTCTGTGGGAATGTTAGCATCCATAGCAAATAAGATATTATTAAAAAGTGCAGATCCCTCATTGAAACAAATTTTATTTTGGGATAGAGTTCTTGTTCCTCTTTCTAAAATGATTGATCCATTATTATTTTTCTCTACTGGAAAGTCAGTCATAGGCATCTGGGAAAAGATTTAA
- a CDS encoding glycosyltransferase family 4 protein — MKSCLLVTGDFVKTGGMDRANYALADYLAKQGQQVYLVAHRVANELLAYPNVKFHRVPKVANSYLLSSPLLDWIGRLQAQRVAVNGSRVLVNGGNCQWGDVNWVHYVHAVYHPNNQAGLLSQCKGAVSHQMFLDAERKAFKSARVIIVNSNNTKRDLIEKLKIPEHKLHVVYYGIDSQIFYPATQQERTALRQQLGWADDKPIVVFIGALGDRRKGFDTLFAAWQQLCASSEWDADLVVIGVGAELEEWQRRAVVAGINSRIHFLGFRSDVPRLLQAADCLVAPTRYEAYGLGVCEALCCGLPSIVSAKAGVAERYPPQLQDLLIPNPEDAIDLAARLQKWWCNKHHYSNLVSSFSQKLRDYSWDDMARKILNKIE; from the coding sequence ATGAAGTCTTGTCTACTAGTAACAGGTGATTTTGTTAAGACGGGTGGGATGGACAGAGCTAATTATGCTTTGGCTGATTACCTAGCAAAACAAGGACAACAAGTATATCTAGTAGCCCACCGAGTGGCGAATGAATTATTAGCTTATCCCAATGTTAAATTTCATCGTGTACCAAAGGTAGCTAATTCTTATCTACTTAGCAGCCCCTTACTCGACTGGATAGGTCGCCTCCAAGCACAGCGCGTTGCTGTCAATGGTAGTAGAGTATTGGTCAATGGTGGTAATTGCCAGTGGGGAGATGTTAACTGGGTACATTATGTTCATGCGGTTTACCACCCTAATAATCAAGCTGGCTTATTAAGTCAGTGTAAGGGAGCTGTTTCTCATCAAATGTTTTTAGATGCAGAACGAAAAGCATTCAAATCTGCGCGGGTTATCATTGTCAATTCAAACAACACAAAACGAGATTTGATCGAGAAACTAAAAATTCCTGAACACAAACTGCACGTAGTCTATTATGGAATCGATTCACAAATTTTTTATCCAGCTACACAACAAGAGCGAACTGCACTTCGCCAGCAACTAGGATGGGCAGATGACAAACCAATAGTAGTTTTTATTGGTGCTTTAGGCGATCGCCGCAAAGGATTCGATACACTATTTGCAGCTTGGCAACAGTTATGTGCCTCTTCAGAATGGGATGCAGATTTGGTAGTCATTGGGGTTGGAGCAGAACTAGAAGAATGGCAACGTCGGGCTGTAGTTGCTGGTATCAATTCCCGTATTCATTTTTTGGGATTCCGCTCTGATGTTCCTCGTTTGTTACAGGCTGCTGATTGCTTGGTTGCTCCTACTCGTTACGAAGCCTATGGTTTGGGAGTATGTGAAGCCCTATGTTGTGGCTTACCAAGTATAGTTAGTGCTAAGGCTGGAGTAGCAGAACGCTATCCACCACAACTGCAAGATTTATTAATTCCTAATCCTGAAGATGCGATTGATTTAGCAGCACGACTTCAAAAGTGGTGGTGCAATAAACACCATTACAGCAATTTAGTATCTTCTTTTTCGCAAAAATTACGAGATTATAGTTGGGATGACATGGCAAGAAAAATTTTAAACAAGATTGAATAA